A region of Takifugu flavidus isolate HTHZ2018 chromosome 2, ASM371156v2, whole genome shotgun sequence DNA encodes the following proteins:
- the vps13c gene encoding intermembrane lipid transfer protein VPS13C isoform X2, with protein MVFESLVSDLLNRFIGDYVENLDKSQLKIGIWGGNVVLENLKVKENALNEFDVPFMVKAGQIGKLTLKIPWKNLYNDAVVATLDGLYLLIVPGAARKYDAAKEKHFQQEAKQRELQRIEGALQMAARRASQTGELIFSLETVVYKKHHHGLKKYKKTQKCFKKLKRHDNRTEKLQEEKKDTFVEKLATQVIKNLQVKISSIHIRYEDDLSDPLHPICVGITLSEMSLQTTDENWKACILNEAAKIIYKLGCLECLCVYWNVNSPMFYKRSQEDILEALKCSISSKDKDLPHYQYIFKPIFASAKMCINPNAELELKSPKASLNLEVQNIAIEMNKAQYLTMVEMLESIDCMVRNAPYRKFRPEVPVHTNCKLWWHYAFNGIMDVHIRRVSRMWSWSNIRQHRQNLKAYRTAYKTKLVSSGKVNQDTEQQIQDLEKVLDVFNITLARQQAQMEVIRSGQKVQSKKATGGQKHGGFFSSFFGRKSKKDEPEKEESKDKESLEDLLTAEEKEKLYTAIGYSGSSQNLALPKEYVALVITFQLLRTSVTIREQSDIPEILNVQMVDLSTKISQRPGAQAFRVEATLQHWYVTGLQQQGTVPSLIASVGEDSSSLLSVVFELNPEDSSADQMLRLYSQPVEIIYDTLTVNSLADFFKTEKGLDLEVLTTATLSKLEEIKEKTATGLSHIIETRKVLDLRIDLKPSYLLIPKSGFYSKTSDLIIIDFGSFQLNSVEQSAPFPSSSLEEIMDRAYDRFSIELRRVQLLYSQSGESWKSARLQRSSVQHILHPMDFTVQLGKCMVEKDARMPRFKVSGELPLMHIKISDQKIQNILNLVNSIPLPNVGSTSHTSTDKMPLLVHERSGVLGLHPVFLDAMETDSDISDKSIDEEHQQQTLEELTNLQFKFEVKEVLLELTRHLDQEKPVLSLSIYQLGAEGKGRSFDLSITSYLRRVTLDYCDAPGGSSRSLHLIRSSDQQGSNLLKVEFIKADPKGPSFQTVFCNTEQMLKVEFSSLNFLLHTEALLSTIKYLSSILPSELATARNPDTKKQADKSDHGRSVFKAAKNGGVFSLKLYAMLGSFHVEVCDDHCNIADIKIQGIDASVLVQAKQMQVCARLRDVVVTDVNPNTIHRKAVSIVGEELFNFELSLFPGATEGDGYSDMSKVDGKVKMRLGCIQIIYLHKFLMSLLMFIDNFQIAKEALSTATAQAAERAASKVRGFAQKSFRLLMDIQLKAPLIIIPQSSSSHNAVLMDLGMITVGNSFSLLQAEGFSLPVVVEKMDVKLTQLKLSRTTLKQEGSQPDIQILQPINLQVLITRNLAASWYGKLPGVQVQGVLQSVSMNLGEEDLSVLMKILVENIGEGSSQHCIDAKRQMVQDKVEVTEKQLEVAESEDVLAATNGNVTENMIIILLDFKIKEALLTLKKFREQEEFPFLVFHVSHLGIDIKVRKFDMCATTYIKEVTMKSLEFKDQSGQPLCLISSSVEPGAELFKVQYLKADRSGPNFSSVYKNTEQMVNVSFNSLDLILHSEALLSTINFLSVALSSGNTDREIRPTTEDQMLATKSTTMPLPAQDNIINLKVMMSLGAFNIMVCEQNCNIADIKIQGINGSILMQGPQTQISARLRDFIVLNADSKSIHKKVVSIVGNEVFSFTMSLMPNATEGAAYTDTSKTDGRLKLNMSCIQVVYLHKFFMSLLNFTNSFQMAREALSAATAQAAEKAASSVRDFAQKSFRLSMDINLKAPLIIVPQSSVSQNALVMDLGLIKVGNSFSLLPIDGCPLPAIIDNLDIQLSQLKLSRTSVDQISGPPTELLEPVNLHLNIKRNLAASWNKKMVAVEVFGDLKPMKVELSQDDLMMLLKIPLENLGEASSLGHLSHKQDVSVHLQTSECSSTASAHVGKSSVSGDEEGDSLETMRFTVNIESLSLVLYGNDPKQPSEHQHQQNLRLAEFALHLLKTSGKLWTNGCVEVITVLSTCTLDDLRAGMNRVTSRMIRQRDEESSEAMIDVTYRQNTEGRELVAVLQKLYLCASIEFLLAVTEFFVQALPKSDSMNKSSALSDKLSLRETSEPQTGSKTAAAVKTRVQAVVLDPEVVFVANLMKADAPALLASFQCDFTLQTEVDSSQIMRANLRELKVQACPFIRNKDDKTITTVLRPCSVVMETKSHVNQPLTGSVIVEEVIVKISPFMLNTVMTITAAMRAKTEQQKEEVKSNVGDLWSVLNINNCNYWFLGVEEATEVTESFQEASHCNEGENFSAQIKVFQVTLESGLGHQTVPLLLAESSFNGLAKNWSSLLQLRGDMTLEVNYFNELHAVWEPLIERVDNSKRRWNLELEVRTNPIQDKSPVHGDEFIILPEPRTAISICSTDTMNVTVSQCALTVFHNLTKAFSEAATSDFNFFLKEKAPFTIKNCLGIPLIVRHGANLRVMGSPALGRFHELTVDQSIDLEHTIFESSSRGKLSTLQRQESCLFNLTIVPTGYSEISNIAVDKPGRRLYNIRGPMLQEALSVLLQVDAADGNKVVTVRAPLQIINHFSMPFTIMKYCPTSRNLKSVGEAEPDTEFHITLDSYRCQLFVCPSGGLTGQFAPSSSCISWKEQVHCSSEVRSVLHCPSTISGLLPLTVSTLAVSDDLRHIASQGEEDWDPAYVIHLFPVVTLRNLLPYTVRYMMESSVDSYDLLEGSTADLLNARVTGEIVSLVLIKYQGRNWHGHIRIHQEMTEFFSVSLVCELDTNMTVDVSVHVMRTTSSVTLSLFSPYWIINKTSRVLQYKAENVNVKHPADYRDIILFSFRKKNLFSKSKLQLCISNSSWSDAFSLDTVGSYGCVQCPASNMDYLVGVSIRMSSFNLTRIVTMSPFFSLVNRSSFELEIGEVIKHSSTRWHYISSTECLPFWPENTSGKLCLRVVGSESSSKHFMFNRQDNGTLLSLDMVGGIIVDINITDFSTVIGFSDYYEGAAPALLVNHTPSVTVNYRQSGSNVAHELKPGEARLFAWDNPAGDRKLCWSCMVHSAELDLLKDELGQLTYDGLSQVHWVSFLDGRQRVLLFTEDLAVVTKARQAEDLEQFQQEVKVSLRNLGLSLINNSRRQEIAYIGITSSGVVWEMKPKNRWKPFSQKNINALEKAYQSQLSGEMGGGWVRLDTNLEVNFSGSTMMMRHPISCSVRRNFLPGIQVEFKQSDHQRSLRAQLHWLQVDNQLPGAIFPIVFHPVPPPKSIALDSEPKPFIDVSIITRFNKHSTVMQFKYFMALIQEMAVKIDQDFLAALLALFTPVTDTQADRQKSQLLNKDLELLQAELMEASLSDTLGLNFFEDFHISPIKLHLSLSLGSGEDSGQEAEAIQSLNLLLKSIGATLTDVDDLIFKLAFFEVKYQFYRQEKLMWAVVRHYSEQFLKQMYVLVLGLDVLGNPFGLIRGLSEGVEAFFYEPFQGAVQGPEEFAEGFVIGVRSLFGHTVGGAAGMVSRITGSVGKGLAAITMDKDFQQKRREEMNRPPKDFAESLAKGGKGLLKGVVGGVTGIVTKPVEGAKKEGASGFFKGIGKGLVGVVARPTGGIVDMASSTFQGIQRVAESTEEVTKLRPARLIKEDGIIRPYDPTESQGFDLFQRSQIKQLEGEVFRGHFPFAGHRKTNIMVTNRRILCVKEIDFVGHFNKEWECLLENLSQPMAVSGSELKIFFKEQKKLMLKRDDQESVRTLQLRDPHAAQRLKATILEAQLARQQHRMARQKSQRFLKMSNN; from the exons CTGTCAGACCCCCTGCACCCCATCTGTGTGGGAATCACACTGTCTGAGATGAGCCTGCAG ACCACTGATGAAAACTGGAAAGCGTGCATCCTGAATGAAGCTGCCAAGATCATTTATAAG ctggGTTGTCTTGAGTGTCTTTGTGTCTACTGGAACGTCAACAGCCCCATGTTTTATAAAAGATCACAAGAAGATATTTTG GAGGCGTTAAAGTGTTCCATCAGCAGTAAGGACAAGGACCTCCCTCATTACCAGTACA TTTTCAAGCCGATCTTTGCTTCAGCTAAAATGTGCATCAACCCAAATGCTGAGCTGGAACTAAAGAGTCCAAAAGCCAGTTTGAACCTGGAGGTTCAAAACATTGCCATCGAGATGAATAAAGCTCAG TACCTCACCatggtggagatgctggagtCCATTGACTGCATGGTGAGAAATGCCCCCTACAGGAAGTTTCGTCCTGAGGTCCCTGTCCACACTAACTGCAAACTTTG GTGGCATTATGCCTTCAATGGTATCATGGATGTCCACATCAGACGCGTCAGTCGCATGTGGTCCTGGTCCAACATcagacagcacagacaaaaCCTTAAAGCCTACAGGACAGCATACAAGACCAAACTTGTCAGCTCTGGCAAAGTGAACCAGGACACAGAGCAACAGATTCAG GATCTGGAGAAAGTTCTAGATGTGTTCAACATTACTTTGGCTCGGCAACAGGCTCAGATGGAG GTGATCAGGTCAGGACAGAAGGTGCAGTCAAAAAAGGCAACAGGGGGACAGAAACATGGAGGTTTCTTCAGCAGCTTTTTTGGTAGAAAGAGTAAAAAGGATGAACCGGAAAAAGAAGAgagcaaagacaaagaga GTTTGGAGGATCTCTTGACAgctgaggaaaaagagaaactcTACACAGCTATTGGCTATAGTGGCAGCTCCCAGAATCTTGCTTTACCTAAAGAG TATGTAGCATTGGTCATCACCTTCCAGCTTTTGAGGACTTCAGTGACTATCCGAGAACAGAGTGATATTCCAGAAATCCTAAATGTGCAGATGGTTGACCTCAGCACCAAAATCTCACAGAGACCTGGAGCCCAGGCCTTCAG GGTGGAAGCAACATTGCAGCACTGGTATGTCACAGGTTTACAGCAGCAGGGGACAGTACCTTCTCTTATTGCCTCTGTGGGTGAAGATTCCTCTTCGCTGCTCAGTGTTGTGTTTGAGTTAAACCCTGAGGACAGTTCTGCTGACCAGATGCTCAGACTTTACTCCCAGCCTGTTGAGATCATCTATGACACA ctaACAGTCAACAGTTTGGCTGATTTCTTTAAGACCGAGAAAGGGCTGGATTTGGAGGTGTTGACCACAGCCACACTCTCCAAACTGgaggagatcaaagaaaaaactGCCACAG GTTTATCTCACATCATTGAGACCAGGAAAGTACTAGACCTGAGGATTGACCTAAAGCCATCCTACCTTCTGATACCAAAGTCTGGCTTCTATAGTAAAACATCAGACCTCATCATTATTGATTTTGGAAGTTTTCAG CTGAACAGTGTTGAACAGAGTGCTccatttccctcctcctctctggaggaAATTATGGATCGAGCCTACGACAGATTCAGTATAGAGTTACGAAGAGTCCAGCTGCTGTACAGCCAATCGG GTGAGAGCTGGAAGTCAGCTCGGTTACAGAGGTCATCAGTACAACACATCCTCCATCCAATGGACTTCACTGTACAGCTGGGCAAATGTATGGTAGAGAAGGATGCCAGGATGCCCAG GTTCAAGGTTTCAGGAGAACTGCCCCTGATGCACATTAAAATCTCAGATCAGAAGATCCAAAACATTCTGAACCTGGTCAACAGCATCCCGCTACCCAACGTGGGCTCCACCTCTCACACTTCCACAGATAAG atGCCGTTGTTGGTACACGAGCGATCTGGAGTACTTGGCCTTCATCCAGTATTTCTTGACGCTATGGAAACAG ATTCAGACATCAGTGATAAATCAATAGATGAAGAACACCAGCAGCAAACTCTGGAGGAGCTCACCAACCTTCAATTCAAGTTTGAAGTCAAAGAG GTACTCTTGGAGCTAACTCGTCATTTGGACCAGGAGAAACCTGTTCTGTCCTTGAGCATCTATCAGCTGGGAGCTGAAGGGAAGGGCCGGAGCTTTGACCTCAGCATTACATCATACCTACGCCGAGTCACGCTGGACTATTGTGATGCACCAG GTGGCAGCAGTCGTTCTCTCCATCTGATTCGTTCCTCAGATCAGCAGGGCTCCaacctgctgaaggtggagtTCATCAAG GCTGATCCGAAGGGTCCCAGTTTTCAGACTGTGTTCTGCAACACTGAACAAATGCTGAAG GTGGAGTTTTCTTCTTTAAACtttctcctccacactgaagCTCTCCTGTCAACAATCAAGTATCTGAGCAGCATATTACCCTCGGAACTTGCTACTGCCCGCAATCCAGACACCAAAAAACAGGCAGACAAGAGTGATCATGGTCGTTCAG TGTTTAAAGCAGCCAAAAATGGTGGCGTGTTCAGCTTAAAGCTTTACGCTATGTTGGGTTCCTTCCATGTTGAGGTTTGCGATGACCACTGCAACATTGCTGATATCAAGATCCAAG GAATTGACGCATCAGTGTTGGTGCAGGCGAAGCAGATGCAGGTATGTGCTCGGCTCAGAGATGTCGTGGTCACTGACGTCAACCCCAACACTATCCACAGGAAG GCCGTATCCATCGTTGGTGAGGAGTTGTTCAACTTTGAACTGTCTTTGTTTCCGGGGGCAACAGAGGGAGATGGTTATAGCGACATGTCAAAGGTGGACGGAAAGGTCAAAATGCGCCTGGGATGCATCCAGATCATCTACCTGCACAAGTTCCTCATGTCCCTGCTG ATGTTCATCGACAACTTCCAGATAGCCAAAGAAGCTCTGAGCACAGCAACTGCACAGGCAGCGGAGAGGGCCGCGTCCAAAGTCCGTGGCTTTGCGCAGAAGAGTTTCCGCCTATTAATGGACATCCAGCTCAAGGCTCCACTTATCATCATTCCTCAGTCCTCCAGTTCCCACAATGCCGTGTTGATGGACCTGGGTATGATTACAGTGGGAAACAGCTTCTCTCTGTTGCAAGCTGAAGGTTTCTCGCTGCCAGTGGTGGTGGAAAAGATGGATGTGAAGCTGACTCAGCTGAAACTGTCCAG AACCACACTGAAGCAGGAAGGCTCTCAGCCTGACATTCAGATTCTCCAGCCAATCAACCTGCAAGTGCTCATCACCAGGAACCTGGCAGCTTCTTGGTATGGCAAACTTCCTGGAGTCCAAGTCCAGGGTGTCCTGCAGTCTGTCAGC ATGAATTTGGGTGAGGAAGACCTTTCTGTGTTGATGAAGATCTTGGTGGAGAACATCGGAGAAGGCAGTTCACAACACTGCATCGATGCCAAAAGGCAGATGGTGCAAG ACAAGGTGGAGGTTACTGAAAAGCAGTTGGAGGTGGCAGAATCTGAAGATGTGTTGGCAGCCACCAATGGAAACGTAACTGAGAACATGATCATTATTCTTTTGGACTTTAAAATCAAGGAG GCCTTGCTGACCCTGAAGAagttcagagagcaggaggaattTCCTTTCCTGGTCTTCCATGTTAGCCATCTGGGCATTGACATCAAAGTCAGGAAGTTTGACATGTGTGCCACAACATACATCAAAGAGGTCACCATGAAGAGTCTGgagttcaaag ACCAAAGTGGACAACCATTGTGTCTCATCAGCTCCTCTGTGGAGCCTGGAGCCGAACTGTTCAAAGTGCAGTATTTGAAG GCTGACCGATCAGGACCAAACTTCTCATCAGTCTATAAGAATACTGAACAGATGGTCAAT GTGAGTTTCAACTCTCTGGACCTCATACTGCACAGTGAGGCTCTGCTGTCAACgatcaacttcctgtctgttgcATTGTCGTCTGGAAACACCGACAGAGAGATCAGACCTACAACAGAGGACCAGATGTTGGCCACAAAGTCAA CCACCATGCCGTTACCTGCACAAGACAACATCATCAATTTGaaagtgatgatgtcactgggaGCCTTTAACATCATGGTGTGTGAGCAGAACTGCAACATAGCTGACATTAAGATCCAAG GTATAAATGGGTCTATCCTGATGCAAGGTCCACAAACTCAAATATCAGCCCGTCTGAGAGATTTCATTGTTTTAAATGCTGATTCAAAAAGCATCCACAAGAAG GTCGTGTCCATCGTTGGTAACGAGGTTTTCAGCTTCACAATGAGTCTGATGCCTAACGCTACCGAGGGGGCAGCCTATACTGATACATCCAAAACTGATGGCAGATTGAAGCTGAATATGAGCTGCATCCAGGTGGTTTACCTGCACAAGTTCTTCATGTCTTTGCTG aacTTCACCAACAGCTTTCAAATGGCCAGAGAAGCGTTGAGCGCAGCAACTGCTCAGGCGGCAGAGAAGGCGGCGTCCAGTGTTCGAGACTTTGCGCAGAAGAGTTTTCGTCTGTCCATGGACATAAATTTAAAGGCTCCACTCATCATCGTCCCACAGTCATCCGTCTCCCAGAATGCTCTTGTGATGGACCTGGGTCTGATTAAGGTTGGAAACAGCTTTTCTCTACTGCCCATCGATGGCTGCCCACTGCCAGCCATCATAGACAACTTGGACATTCAGTTGTCGCAACTAAAACTTTCCAG AACCTCTGTGGACCAGATATCAGGCCCGCCAACTGAACTACTGGAACCAGTAAATCTGCACCTGAATATTAAAAGAAACTTGGCAGCTTCCTGGAATAAGAAGATGGTTGCTGTGGAAGTGTTTGGAGATCTGAAACCCATGAAG gtggagctgagccaGGATGACCTGATGATGCTCCTGAAAATCCCACTGGAGAATTTGGGAGAGGCCAGCAGTCTGGGACACCTCTCGCATAAACAGGATGTTAGCGTGCATTTGCAAACATCTGAATGTTCATCCACAG CTTCAGCTCATGTTGGAAAGTCGTCAGTTAGTGGTGATGAAGAGGGGGATTCCCTGGAGACCATGAGGTTCACTGTCAACATCGAGTCTCTTTCTTTGGTTCTGTATGGCAATGACCCCAAACAG CCCTCAGAGCATCAGCATCAACAGAATCTCAGACTGGCTGAGTTTGCCCTCCACCTCCTGAAGACTTCAGGTAAGCTATGGACTAATGGCTGTGTGGAGGTGATTACTGTCCTCAGCACCTGCACACTGGATGACCTGAGGGCTGGCATGAACAGGGTCACTTCTCG GATGATCAGGCAGCGAGATGAGGAAAGCTCCGAGGCGATGATCGATGTGACCTACCGACAGAATACTGAAGGCCGAGAGCTGGTGGCAGTCCTGCAGAAACTGTACTTGTGTGCCAGTATTGAATTCCTTTTGGCAGTCACAGAGTTCTTCGTCCAGGCTCTGCCTAAAAGTGACTCCATGAACAAGAGCTCTGCCTTGAGTGACAAGCTCTCACTGAGAGAGACCTCAGAACCCCAAACAGGCTCTAAGACCG cggcagcagtcAAAACACGCGTGCAAGCTGTGGTGTTGGACCCCGAGGTGGTGTTCGTAGCCAACCTGATGAAGGCTGATGCACCTGCCCTCCTTGCCTCATTTCAGTGTGATTTCACCCTGCAGACTGAGGTTGACTCAAGTCAGATCATGAGAGCCAACCTCAGGGAACTGAAGGTCCAGGCCTGCCCATTCATCCGTAACAAGGATGACAAGACCATCACCACA GTACTGAGACCTTGCTCCGTCGTGATGGAAACCAAAAGCCACGTCAACCAACCACTGACTGGTTCAGTTATAGTGGAGGAAGTCATTGTCAAG atttCTCCGTTCATGCTCAACACAGTGATGACGATAACAGCTGCCATGAGGGCAAAGACAGAGCAACAAAAGGAGGAAGTTAAGTCAAACGTTGGGGATCTCTGGTCAGTCTTGAACATTAACAACTGTAACTACTGGTTCCTTGGAGTGGAAGAGGCCACAGAGGTCACCGAGAGTTTCCAAGAGGCCAGTCACTGCAACGAGGGCGAGAACTTTTCTGCACAGATCAAG GTGTTCCAGGTGACACTGGAATCTGGTCTGGGTCATCAGACAGTCCCTCTCTTGCTGGCAGAGTCCTCTTTCAATGGACTGGCCAAAAATTGGTCATCTCTTCTCCAGCTGAGAGGTGACATGACACTGGAG GTGAACTATTTCAATGAGCTTCACGCTGTGTGGGAGCCTCTGATTGAACGAGTTGACAATAGCAAACGCAGGTGGAACTTGGAGCTGGAG GTAAGGACGAATCCAATCCAAGACAAGAGTCCTGTTCACGGAGATGAGTTCATCATTCTGCCTGAGCCTCGCACTGCCATCAGCATCTGCTCCACAGACACCATGAATGTCACCGTCTCGCAGTGCGCTCTCACTGTCTTTCACAACCTCACCAAG GCATTCTCAGAGGCTGCTACCAGCGACTTTAACTTCTTTCTGAAGGAGAAGGCACCTTTTACCATCAAAAACTGCCTCGGAATTCCTCTGATTGTTCGGCATGGTGCCAACCTGAGGGTAATGGGATCACCAGCACTGGGAAGATTCCACGAGCTGACTGTAGATCAGAGCATAGACCTGGAGCACACCATATTTGAATCATCATCACGGGGAAAATTGTCGACTCTGCAACGGCAGGAAAGCTGCCTGTTCAACCTCACCATCG TTCCAACTGGATACAGTGAGATCTCCAACATCGCTGTTGACAAACCAGGCCGGCGTCTGTATAATATTCGGGGTCCGATGTTGCAGGAGGCACtttctgttctgctgcaggtcgATGCTGCCGATGGAAACAAAGTCGTTACTGTCCGTGCGCCGCTGCAG atAATAAACCATTTTTCCATGCCTTTCACTATCATGAAATACTGTCCAACATCCAGGAACCTTAAGAGTGTCGGAGAGGCTGAGCCTGACACTGAGTTTCACATCACTTTAGATTCATACAG ATGTCAGCTGTTTGTATGCCCTTCAGGAGGTCTTACCGGCCAGTTTgcaccatcctcctcctgcatcTCTTGGAAGGAACAGGTGCACTGCAGCTCGGAGGTGCGTTCTGTGCTACATTGTCCGTCAACGATTAGCGGCCTCCTGCCGCTGACGGTTAGCACCCTGGCCGTTTCCGATGATCTGCGACACATTGCCAGCCAAGGAGAGGAGGACTGGGATCCTGCCTATGTCATTCATCTGTTCCCGGTGGTCACACTACGGAACCTGCTCCCCTACACCGTCCGCTACATGATGGAG agCTCAGTTGACTCTTATGACCTTCTAGAGGGAAGCACAGCAGACCTTCTGAACGCAAGGGTCACTGGCGAAATTGTGTCTTTGGTTCTGATTAAGTATCAGGGTCGTAACTGGCACGGACACATTCGAATCCATCAGGAAATGACCGAGTTTTTCAGCGTTTCCCTCGTCTGCGAATTGGACACCAACATGACCGTGGACGTCAGTGTTCATGTAATGAGGACAACGAGCAGCGTGACCTTGTCCTTATTCAGCCCATACTGGATCATCAACAAAACATCTCGAGTGCTGCAGTACAAGGCTGAGAATGTAAACGTCAAACATCCTGCTGATTACAGGGACATCATCCTCTTCTCCTTCAGAAAGAAGAACCTCTTCAGCAAGAGCAAG ctccagttgTGCATTTCCAACAGTTCCTGGTCTGATGCTTTCTCCCTGGACACCGTGGGAAGTTATGGCTGTGTTCAGTGTCCTGCAAGCAACATGGATTATCTG GTTGGAGTCAGCATCAGGATGAGCAGTTTTAATCTAACAAGGATCGTAACCATGAGTCCATTCTTCAGTCTGGTCAACAGGTCGTCTTTTGAGCTGGAGATCGGAGAAGTGATCAAGCACTCCTCCACCAGGTGGCACTACATCTCTTCTACAGAG TGCCTCCCTTTTTGGCCAGAGAACACTTCTGGAAAGTTGTGTCTCCGTGTGGTTGGTTCGGAATCCTCCTCCAAGCACTTCATGTTTAACCGGCAGGACAATGGCACCCTGCTGAGCCTTGACATG GTTGGTGGTATAATTGTTGACATCAACATAACCGACTTTTCAACAGTGATTGGTTTCAGTGATTATTATGAAGGAGCGGCTCCGGCTCTGCTGGTCAATCACACACCCTCAGTCACTGTGAACTACAGGCAGAG TGGCTCCAATGTTGCCCACGAGCTAAAACCAGGTGAAGCTCGGCTGTTTGCCTGGGACAACCCAGCAGGGGACCGGAaactctgctggagctgcatgGTGCACTCTGCGGAGCTGGATCTTCTGAAG GATGAGCTGGGCCAGTTGACATACGATGGCCTGTCCCAGGTGCACTGGGTTTCTTTCCTGGATGGACGTCAGCGGGTGCTACTGTTTACAGAGGACTTGGCTGTGGTGACAAAGGCTCGACAAGCTGAGGACCTTGAGCagttccaacaggaagtgaaggtgtCCCTGCGAAACCTTGGGCTGTCTCTGATAAATAACAGCCGGCGTCAGGAGATCGCCTACATCGGCATCACCAG CTCAGGCGTAGTTTGGGAGATGAAGCCAAAGAATCGCTGGAAGCCTTTCAGCCAAAAGAATATCAATGCGCTGGAGAAAGCCTACCAGAGTCAACTGAGTGGGGAGATGGGCGGAGGCTGGGTCAGACTAGACACTAACTTGGAG GTGAACTTTAGTGGATCAACTATGATGATGCGTCATCCAATTTCCTGCTCGGTGAGGAGAAACTTTCTTCCCGGCATCCAAGTGGAGTTCAAGCAGTCAGACCACCAGCGCAGCTTGAGGGCCCAGTTGCACTGGCTGCAG GTGGACAACCAGTTGCCAGGAGCCATATTTCCAATTGTTTTCCACCCAGTTCCTCCTCCAAAATCCATCGCACTAGACTCAG AACCAAAACCTTTCATCGATGTGTCTATCATCACCCGGTTCAACAAGCACAGCACCGTCATGCAGTTCAA GTACTTCATGGCCTTGATTCAAGAGATGGCCGTGAAGATTGATCAGGATTTTTTGGCAGCCTTGTTGGCTCTGTTCACGCCTGTGACTGATAcccaggctgacagacagaag TCGCAGCTCTTAAATAAggatctggagctgctgcaggctgaaCTGATGGAGGCGTCTCTCTCCGACACATTGGGACTCAATTTCTTTGAAGATTTTCACATCTCCCCTATAAAG CTCCATCTCAGCCTGTCACTGGGCTCCGGTGAGGATTCAGGTCAGGAAGCAGAAGCCATTCAGTCTCTGAACCTTCTGCTAAAAAGTATTGGAGCAACACTGACAGATGTTGATGATCTCATTTTTAA ACTTGCCTTCTTCGAAGTGAAGTACCAGTTTTACCGTCAGGAGAAGCTGATGTGGGCTGTGGTCAGACACTACAGCGAACAG tttCTCAAGCAGATGTATGTCCTTGTCTTGGGACTGGATGTTCTGGGAAACCCATTTGGCCTGATCCGAGGTTTGTCTGAGGGAGTGGAAGCCTTCTTCTATGAACCATTCCAG GGTGCCGTTCAGGGTCCAGAAGAATTTGCAGAAGGTTTTGTGATCGGAGTTCGCAGCCTGTTTGGTCACACAGTCG gtggtgctgctggtatGGTTTCCAGGATAACGGGCTCAGTCGGTAAAGGTTTGGCAGCCATCACCATGGATAAAGACTTCCAACAAAAacggagagaggagatgaaCCGCCCCCCGAAGGACTTTGCCGAGAGTCTGGCTAAAGGTGGAAAAGGACTTCTGAAG GGTGTTGTGGGAGGAGTCACAGGCATTGTCACCAAGCCTGTGGAGG GAGCCAAGAAGGAGGGTGCCAGTGGTTTCTTTAAAGGCATCGGTAAAGGCTTGGTGGGTGTGGTCGCTCGCCCCACAGGAGGAATCGTGGACATGGCGAGCAGCACGTTTCAGGGCATCCAGAG AGTGGCAGAATCAACAGAGGAAGTGACCAAACTTCGCCCGGCGCGTCTGATCAAAGAGGATGGGATCATACGACCATATGACCCAACAGAGTCTCAGGGTTTCGACCTCTTCCAG